In one Gossypium hirsutum isolate 1008001.06 chromosome D09, Gossypium_hirsutum_v2.1, whole genome shotgun sequence genomic region, the following are encoded:
- the LOC107890734 gene encoding protein phosphatase inhibitor 2: MKGSIRRVRWNEEKLKEIEANKPVRQKITEPKTPYHPMIDDDDVSLSPVRHVFNDCLDDMDAKKLCPALKDVASPSTKTTGCSAGWTSSGDDANAVAHEEDSETDQSGRNFKEQRKSHYDEFFKIKELRRKGSFLEDEHDRVEDDLSSSLSSGVKDIGVEEGTATLP, from the exons ATGAA GGGTAGCATTAGGCGTGTAAGATGGAATGAGGAAAAACTTAAGGAAATTGAAGCAAATAAACCTGTAAGGCAGAAAATAACTGAACCCAAGACGCCGTACCACCCTatgattgatgatgatgatg TGTCTTTGTCTCCTGTAAGACATGTTTTCAATGATTGTCTCGATGATATGGATGCAAAAAAATTATGCCCTGCTTTGAAGGATGTGGCTTCCCCTAGTACAAAAACAACTGGGTGCTCAGCTGGCTGGACATCTTCGGGTGATGACGCTAATGCTGTGGCTCACGAAGAAG ATTCTGAAACAGATCAAAGTGGTAGGAACTTTAAGGAGCAACGAAAATCACACTATGATGAATTTTTCAAGATAAAGGAATTGCGACGGAAGGGCTCTTTCCTTGAGGACGAACATGATAGGGTGGAGGATGATCTATCTTCATCTTTAAGCTCTGGTGTGAAAGACATTGGTGTAGAGGAAGGTACTGCCACTTTGCCCTGA
- the LOC121220779 gene encoding uncharacterized mitochondrial protein AtMg00810-like, whose protein sequence is MHSPTDKHWVAVKRVLRYLQGTIEFGLYYTPADQVDITVFSDSDWGSSLEDRRSTSGFCIYIGGNLIGWSSKKQHVVARSTSEAEFRSVAYYDIHKTSIAIIELI, encoded by the coding sequence ATGCATTCTCCAACTGACAAGCACTGGGTGGCAGTCAAACGAGTACTACGATATCTTCAAGGAACTATCGAGTTTGGCCTTTATTACACTCCAGCGGATCAGGTTGATATTACAGTTTTTTCAGATTCGGATTGGGGCAGCTCTCTTGAAGATAGGAGGTCTACTTCTGGTTTCTGTATCTACATAGGTGGCAACCTCATTGGTTGGTCATCCAAGAAGCAACATGTAGTGGCACGCTCCACATCTGAGGCAGAATTTCGAAGTGTCGCCTATTATGATATTCACAAAACAAGCATTGCTATTATTGAACTTATCTGA
- the LOC107890735 gene encoding uncharacterized protein isoform X2, with product MSVNNSEQNESMNNETVNPAFEVRSDVSKSFTAVLTNKISLLIDESNFLSWKQHVYLTLKTHRLQSYVEGTIAIPPRVINTDSGVQIENPAFVSYEQQDSALASWLMSSVSPSLHTHLVGLHSAFEIWNKLNQIFALHSRTKRMQYRCMLHNVKKQDKTMREYLAEIKHICDVLSGCGQNIHEEQQSAILNGLPIEYENIVSIITSSQHPYDLQGVVSALLDAEARIKLQGNVMSITANVAVQQQLPANSSDSTKSNDQTLNSSSEGMNVQTRPYYQGNGGFRPRGRGERYSNNSRPQCQLCGKIGHLVSKCFHRFNALFTGISDSTATNSQSSNYVKPSEGVNGFYCYPGPTTGFTMFSPQVGHPGFTGLNTQGNLAGSGGLNVSAHIPSTGMPPTHAGYTQASSEGNRISQCLQATPAVVVDPAWYPDTGATGHLTHDSTCLQHSNPATGIVQVGNGSCIPIINTGIATFSTDQKELHLNKLFYAPNITKNLISVSQFTKDNNVSFEFFPNIVLLNISLRRLFWHKELKLMVSTNWM from the exons ATGTCTGTCAATAATTCTGAACAAAATGAATCGATGAATAATGAAACTGTGAATCCTGCTTTTGAGGTCAGATCTGATGTTAGTAAATCATTTACTGCCGTTTTGACCAATAAAATATCTCTGTTGATTGATGAAAGCAATTTTCTGTCATGGAAACAGCATGTTTACCTAACTTTGAAAACACATAGGCTACAAAGTTATGTAGAGGGAACTATAGCTATTCCTCCTAGGGTGATTAACACTGATTCGGGAGTACAAATAGAAAATCCTGCTTTTGTTTCGTATGAGCAACAAGATTCTGCTCTTGCGTCATGGTTGATGTCCTCAGTCAGTCCTTCTCTGCATACACATCTGGTTGGCTTGCACTCTGCTTTTGAAATATGGAATAAGCTGAATCAGATATTTGCTCTTCACTCACGAACTAAGAGAATGCAGTATAGATGCATGTTGCATAATGTTAAGAAGCAAGATAAGACAATGAGAGAATATTTAGCAGAAATTAAGCATATCTGTGATGTGTTGTCTGGATGTGGTCAAAATATTCATGAGGAACAACAATCTGCTATTCTTAACGGTTTACCTATCGAATATGAGAACATTGTTTCAATTATTACTTCTAGTCAGCATCCTTATGATCTTCAAGgagttgtttcagctttgttggATGCAGAGGCGAGGATAAAACTTCAGGGAAATGTCATGAGTATAACTGCTAATGTAGCTGTGCAGCAGCAACTCCCGGCAAACAGCAGTGATAGTACTAAGTCGAATGATCAGACTCTTAATTCTAGCTCTGAAGGTATGAATGTTCAGACCAGACCATATTATCAGGGTAATGGCGGGTTTAGACCACGTGGTAGAGGAGAAAGGTACTCAAATAATTCAAGACCCCAATGTCAATTATGTGGTAAGATAGGGCATTTGGTCTCTAAATGTTTTCATCGGTTTAATGCTTTATTCACTGGTATTTCTGACTCTACTGCTACTAATTCTCAGTCATCAAACTATGTTAAGCCTTCTGAAGGTGTGAATGGTTTTTATTGTTATCCTGGTCCCACTACTGGTTTTACTATGTTTAGTCCTCAAGTTGGACATCCTGGTTTTACTGGGTTGAATACTCAAGGTAATCTTGCTGGTTCTGGAGGACTTAATGTGTCTGCACATATACCTTCTACTGGAATGCCTCCTACTCATGCTG GTTATACTCAAGCTAGTTCAGAAGGTAATCGAATCTCTCAGTGTTTGCAAGCTACACCAGCAGTGGTTGTAGATCCGGCTTGGTACCCAGATACTGGTGCAACTGGGCATCTCACACATGATTCCACATGCTTACAGCACTCTAATCCTGCTACAGGTATAGTTCAAGTCGGTAATGGTTCTTGTATCCCTATTATAAATACTGGTATTGCAACTTTTTCCACTGATCAAAAAGaactgcacttaaacaaattgtTTTATGCTCCTAATAttaccaaaaatttaatttcagtatCCCAATTCACCAAAGACAATAATGTATCATTTGAATTTTTCCCAAATATTGTGTTGTTAAATATCTCACTACGCAGGCTGTTCTGGCACAAGGAGTTGAAGTTAATGGTCTCTACAAATTGGATGTGA
- the LOC107890735 gene encoding uncharacterized protein isoform X1: protein MSVNNSEQNESMNNETVNPAFEVRSDVSKSFTAVLTNKISLLIDESNFLSWKQHVYLTLKTHRLQSYVEGTIAIPPRVINTDSGVQIENPAFVSYEQQDSALASWLMSSVSPSLHTHLVGLHSAFEIWNKLNQIFALHSRTKRMQYRCMLHNVKKQDKTMREYLAEIKHICDVLSGCGQNIHEEQQSAILNGLPIEYENIVSIITSSQHPYDLQGVVSALLDAEARIKLQGNVMSITANVAVQQQLPANSSDSTKSNDQTLNSSSEGMNVQTRPYYQGNGGFRPRGRGERYSNNSRPQCQLCGKIGHLVSKCFHRFNALFTGISDSTATNSQSSNYVKPSEGVNGFYCYPGPTTGFTMFSPQVGHPGFTGLNTQGNLAGSGGLNVSAHIPSTGMPPTHAGTSHFAAYNCSMLIVSNLSPANPYVMSCNNGNPFVSGAGSFCSGYTQASSEGNRISQCLQATPAVVVDPAWYPDTGATGHLTHDSTCLQHSNPATGIVQVGNGSCIPIINTGIATFSTDQKELHLNKLFYAPNITKNLISVSQFTKDNNVSFEFFPNIVLLNISLRRLFWHKELKLMVSTNWM, encoded by the coding sequence ATGTCTGTCAATAATTCTGAACAAAATGAATCGATGAATAATGAAACTGTGAATCCTGCTTTTGAGGTCAGATCTGATGTTAGTAAATCATTTACTGCCGTTTTGACCAATAAAATATCTCTGTTGATTGATGAAAGCAATTTTCTGTCATGGAAACAGCATGTTTACCTAACTTTGAAAACACATAGGCTACAAAGTTATGTAGAGGGAACTATAGCTATTCCTCCTAGGGTGATTAACACTGATTCGGGAGTACAAATAGAAAATCCTGCTTTTGTTTCGTATGAGCAACAAGATTCTGCTCTTGCGTCATGGTTGATGTCCTCAGTCAGTCCTTCTCTGCATACACATCTGGTTGGCTTGCACTCTGCTTTTGAAATATGGAATAAGCTGAATCAGATATTTGCTCTTCACTCACGAACTAAGAGAATGCAGTATAGATGCATGTTGCATAATGTTAAGAAGCAAGATAAGACAATGAGAGAATATTTAGCAGAAATTAAGCATATCTGTGATGTGTTGTCTGGATGTGGTCAAAATATTCATGAGGAACAACAATCTGCTATTCTTAACGGTTTACCTATCGAATATGAGAACATTGTTTCAATTATTACTTCTAGTCAGCATCCTTATGATCTTCAAGgagttgtttcagctttgttggATGCAGAGGCGAGGATAAAACTTCAGGGAAATGTCATGAGTATAACTGCTAATGTAGCTGTGCAGCAGCAACTCCCGGCAAACAGCAGTGATAGTACTAAGTCGAATGATCAGACTCTTAATTCTAGCTCTGAAGGTATGAATGTTCAGACCAGACCATATTATCAGGGTAATGGCGGGTTTAGACCACGTGGTAGAGGAGAAAGGTACTCAAATAATTCAAGACCCCAATGTCAATTATGTGGTAAGATAGGGCATTTGGTCTCTAAATGTTTTCATCGGTTTAATGCTTTATTCACTGGTATTTCTGACTCTACTGCTACTAATTCTCAGTCATCAAACTATGTTAAGCCTTCTGAAGGTGTGAATGGTTTTTATTGTTATCCTGGTCCCACTACTGGTTTTACTATGTTTAGTCCTCAAGTTGGACATCCTGGTTTTACTGGGTTGAATACTCAAGGTAATCTTGCTGGTTCTGGAGGACTTAATGTGTCTGCACATATACCTTCTACTGGAATGCCTCCTACTCATGCTGGTACTTCTCATTTTGCTGCATATAACTGCAGTATGCTGATAGTCAGCAATCTCAGTCCTGCAAACCCTTATGTTATGTCCTGTAACAATGGTAATCCTTTTGTTAGTGGTGCTGGCTCTTTTTGTTCAGGTTATACTCAAGCTAGTTCAGAAGGTAATCGAATCTCTCAGTGTTTGCAAGCTACACCAGCAGTGGTTGTAGATCCGGCTTGGTACCCAGATACTGGTGCAACTGGGCATCTCACACATGATTCCACATGCTTACAGCACTCTAATCCTGCTACAGGTATAGTTCAAGTCGGTAATGGTTCTTGTATCCCTATTATAAATACTGGTATTGCAACTTTTTCCACTGATCAAAAAGaactgcacttaaacaaattgtTTTATGCTCCTAATAttaccaaaaatttaatttcagtatCCCAATTCACCAAAGACAATAATGTATCATTTGAATTTTTCCCAAATATTGTGTTGTTAAATATCTCACTACGCAGGCTGTTCTGGCACAAGGAGTTGAAGTTAATGGTCTCTACAAATTGGATGTGA
- the LOC107890735 gene encoding uncharacterized protein isoform X4 encodes MSVNNSEQNESMNNETVNPAFEVRSDVSKSFTAVLTNKISLLIDESNFLSWKQHVYLTLKTHRLQSYVEGTIAIPPRVINTDSGVQIENPAFVSYEQQDSALASWLMSSVSPSLHTHLVGLHSAFEIWNKLNQIFALHSRTKRMQYRCMLHNVKKQDKTMREYLAEIKHICDVLSGCGQNIHEEQQSAILNGLPIEYENIVSIITSSQHPYDLQGVVSALLDAEARIKLQGNVMSITANVAVQQQLPANSSDSTKSNDQTLNSSSEGMNVQTRPYYQGNGGFRPRGRGERYSNNSRPQCQLCGKIGHLVSKCFHRFNALFTGISDSTATNSQSSNYVKPSEGVNGFYCYPGPTTGFTMFSPQVGHPGFTGLNTQGNLAGSGGLNVSAHIPSTGMPPTHAGYTQASSEGNRISQCLQATPAVVVDPAWYPDTGATGHLTHDSTCLQHSNPATGCSGTRS; translated from the exons ATGTCTGTCAATAATTCTGAACAAAATGAATCGATGAATAATGAAACTGTGAATCCTGCTTTTGAGGTCAGATCTGATGTTAGTAAATCATTTACTGCCGTTTTGACCAATAAAATATCTCTGTTGATTGATGAAAGCAATTTTCTGTCATGGAAACAGCATGTTTACCTAACTTTGAAAACACATAGGCTACAAAGTTATGTAGAGGGAACTATAGCTATTCCTCCTAGGGTGATTAACACTGATTCGGGAGTACAAATAGAAAATCCTGCTTTTGTTTCGTATGAGCAACAAGATTCTGCTCTTGCGTCATGGTTGATGTCCTCAGTCAGTCCTTCTCTGCATACACATCTGGTTGGCTTGCACTCTGCTTTTGAAATATGGAATAAGCTGAATCAGATATTTGCTCTTCACTCACGAACTAAGAGAATGCAGTATAGATGCATGTTGCATAATGTTAAGAAGCAAGATAAGACAATGAGAGAATATTTAGCAGAAATTAAGCATATCTGTGATGTGTTGTCTGGATGTGGTCAAAATATTCATGAGGAACAACAATCTGCTATTCTTAACGGTTTACCTATCGAATATGAGAACATTGTTTCAATTATTACTTCTAGTCAGCATCCTTATGATCTTCAAGgagttgtttcagctttgttggATGCAGAGGCGAGGATAAAACTTCAGGGAAATGTCATGAGTATAACTGCTAATGTAGCTGTGCAGCAGCAACTCCCGGCAAACAGCAGTGATAGTACTAAGTCGAATGATCAGACTCTTAATTCTAGCTCTGAAGGTATGAATGTTCAGACCAGACCATATTATCAGGGTAATGGCGGGTTTAGACCACGTGGTAGAGGAGAAAGGTACTCAAATAATTCAAGACCCCAATGTCAATTATGTGGTAAGATAGGGCATTTGGTCTCTAAATGTTTTCATCGGTTTAATGCTTTATTCACTGGTATTTCTGACTCTACTGCTACTAATTCTCAGTCATCAAACTATGTTAAGCCTTCTGAAGGTGTGAATGGTTTTTATTGTTATCCTGGTCCCACTACTGGTTTTACTATGTTTAGTCCTCAAGTTGGACATCCTGGTTTTACTGGGTTGAATACTCAAGGTAATCTTGCTGGTTCTGGAGGACTTAATGTGTCTGCACATATACCTTCTACTGGAATGCCTCCTACTCATGCTG GTTATACTCAAGCTAGTTCAGAAGGTAATCGAATCTCTCAGTGTTTGCAAGCTACACCAGCAGTGGTTGTAGATCCGGCTTGGTACCCAGATACTGGTGCAACTGGGCATCTCACACATGATTCCACATGCTTACAGCACTCTAATCCTGCTACAG GCTGTTCTGGCACAAGGAGTTGA
- the LOC107890735 gene encoding uncharacterized protein isoform X3 gives MSVNNSEQNESMNNETVNPAFEVRSDVSKSFTAVLTNKISLLIDESNFLSWKQHVYLTLKTHRLQSYVEGTIAIPPRVINTDSGVQIENPAFVSYEQQDSALASWLMSSVSPSLHTHLVGLHSAFEIWNKLNQIFALHSRTKRMQYRCMLHNVKKQDKTMREYLAEIKHICDVLSGCGQNIHEEQQSAILNGLPIEYENIVSIITSSQHPYDLQGVVSALLDAEARIKLQGNVMSITANVAVQQQLPANSSDSTKSNDQTLNSSSEGMNVQTRPYYQGNGGFRPRGRGERYSNNSRPQCQLCGKIGHLVSKCFHRFNALFTGISDSTATNSQSSNYVKPSEGVNGFYCYPGPTTGFTMFSPQVGHPGFTGLNTQGNLAGSGGLNVSAHIPSTGMPPTHAGTSHFAAYNCSMLIVSNLSPANPYVMSCNNGNPFVSGAGSFCSGYTQASSEGNRISQCLQATPAVVVDPAWYPDTGATGHLTHDSTCLQHSNPATGCSGTRS, from the exons ATGTCTGTCAATAATTCTGAACAAAATGAATCGATGAATAATGAAACTGTGAATCCTGCTTTTGAGGTCAGATCTGATGTTAGTAAATCATTTACTGCCGTTTTGACCAATAAAATATCTCTGTTGATTGATGAAAGCAATTTTCTGTCATGGAAACAGCATGTTTACCTAACTTTGAAAACACATAGGCTACAAAGTTATGTAGAGGGAACTATAGCTATTCCTCCTAGGGTGATTAACACTGATTCGGGAGTACAAATAGAAAATCCTGCTTTTGTTTCGTATGAGCAACAAGATTCTGCTCTTGCGTCATGGTTGATGTCCTCAGTCAGTCCTTCTCTGCATACACATCTGGTTGGCTTGCACTCTGCTTTTGAAATATGGAATAAGCTGAATCAGATATTTGCTCTTCACTCACGAACTAAGAGAATGCAGTATAGATGCATGTTGCATAATGTTAAGAAGCAAGATAAGACAATGAGAGAATATTTAGCAGAAATTAAGCATATCTGTGATGTGTTGTCTGGATGTGGTCAAAATATTCATGAGGAACAACAATCTGCTATTCTTAACGGTTTACCTATCGAATATGAGAACATTGTTTCAATTATTACTTCTAGTCAGCATCCTTATGATCTTCAAGgagttgtttcagctttgttggATGCAGAGGCGAGGATAAAACTTCAGGGAAATGTCATGAGTATAACTGCTAATGTAGCTGTGCAGCAGCAACTCCCGGCAAACAGCAGTGATAGTACTAAGTCGAATGATCAGACTCTTAATTCTAGCTCTGAAGGTATGAATGTTCAGACCAGACCATATTATCAGGGTAATGGCGGGTTTAGACCACGTGGTAGAGGAGAAAGGTACTCAAATAATTCAAGACCCCAATGTCAATTATGTGGTAAGATAGGGCATTTGGTCTCTAAATGTTTTCATCGGTTTAATGCTTTATTCACTGGTATTTCTGACTCTACTGCTACTAATTCTCAGTCATCAAACTATGTTAAGCCTTCTGAAGGTGTGAATGGTTTTTATTGTTATCCTGGTCCCACTACTGGTTTTACTATGTTTAGTCCTCAAGTTGGACATCCTGGTTTTACTGGGTTGAATACTCAAGGTAATCTTGCTGGTTCTGGAGGACTTAATGTGTCTGCACATATACCTTCTACTGGAATGCCTCCTACTCATGCTGGTACTTCTCATTTTGCTGCATATAACTGCAGTATGCTGATAGTCAGCAATCTCAGTCCTGCAAACCCTTATGTTATGTCCTGTAACAATGGTAATCCTTTTGTTAGTGGTGCTGGCTCTTTTTGTTCAGGTTATACTCAAGCTAGTTCAGAAGGTAATCGAATCTCTCAGTGTTTGCAAGCTACACCAGCAGTGGTTGTAGATCCGGCTTGGTACCCAGATACTGGTGCAACTGGGCATCTCACACATGATTCCACATGCTTACAGCACTCTAATCCTGCTACAG GCTGTTCTGGCACAAGGAGTTGA